A single genomic interval of Helianthus annuus cultivar XRQ/B chromosome 13, HanXRQr2.0-SUNRISE, whole genome shotgun sequence harbors:
- the LOC110900441 gene encoding uncharacterized protein LOC110900441, which produces MVFCSFVYADNYYVSRKELWHNLSLHKILVWNKPWCIMGDFNTALNLEDNSMGSSSVSIGMRDFQECVDEIEVVDINRMGIHYTWSQKPKNGVGLMKKIDRVMGNTPFIADYPNSVAFFKPYRLSDHCPCILSFPGAGMVKPRPFKFANFLVFKPEFLDIVKNVWDTSGNLHKKVETLHSKLDDIQQSIDRDLNNVDLRVAEREAGRDLLEASLDEERFLKQKSKVDWFRAGKLLQELNHTTIVLIPKVPTPATVVDYRPIACCNVLYKCISKIVADRIKNVLNDIVSINQSAFVPGRRISDNIMLTQELMHNYHRSTGPPRCAFKVDIQKAYDTVDWRFLKSVLLGFGFHVNMVNWIMALVSTDSFSVCVNGSVHGFFKGSRGLRQGDPISPYLFTLVMEVLTANLVHAVRIDSSFKFHNKCEKQQIINLCFADDLFIFARGEVNSARCVMTSLSTFTKMSGLVPSNQKSTIFFCNVNSHVKDAVLNIMPFVEGKLPVRYLGVPLISSRLGYNDCRVLIERLEKRITNWRNKLLSFAGRLQLIISVLSSMHIYWSSVFILPARITQELEAKMRNFLWSQDSSFNKGKSKVSWKSVCTPKYEGGLGIRRIGDMNKALMASHIWSIVSKRASLWVEWVHSYHLKGRSFWVCKTPANCCWSWRKLIQLRPLIRKHIWSVVGNGARTSAWYDFWYDPGPLSDFLSPRTITDADFKLDDSVANVYSSDSWRWPTAWRDLFPVLIPLDQMQLNPTKQDRLVWKDGTDLAEFSSSNVWHSVRYKEPEVNWCNIVWFSQCIPRHAFMMWLVMKGKLLTQDKILKWDISRRKNMNMMCCLLCYENVDSHPHLFFECKFSSQVWHKVRQKVGMSSVNPKWRDIVDWLLARARSNSVVVYVAKLVVAAGSYFIWQERNNRLFKNQLRPPEMVSEVILKTIRYKLMGAKLKNTVKVRKLLEDWDIRGDVDDGYGG; this is translated from the exons ATGGTGTTTTGCTCTTTCGTGTATGCTGATAACTATTATGTCTCACGTAAAGAATTATGGCATAATTTGTCGTTGCACAAGATCCTGGTGTGGAATAAACCTTGGTGTATCATGGGTGATTTTAACACGGCTCTGAATCTTGAAGATAATTCTATGGGATCATCATCGGTTTCTATTGGTATGCGAGATTTTCAAGAGTGTGTAGATGAGATTGAGGTCGTTGATATTAATCGTATGGGGATTCATTACACTTGGAGCCAAAAGCCAAAAAATGGGGTGGGCCTTATGAAAAAAATTGATCGTGTTATGGGAAATACTCCTTTTATTGCTGATTACCCGAATTCTGTTGCTTTTTTCAAGCCTTACAGATTATCTGATCATTGTCCGTGTATCTTATCTTTTCCGGGAGCTGGTATGGTGAAGCCGAGGCCGTTCAAGTTTGCTAACTTTTTGGTCTTCAAACCGGAATTTTTGGATATTGTTAAGAATGTGTGGGATACCAGT GGAAATCTTCACAAGAAAGTGGAAACTCTTCATTCGAAACTAGATGATATTCAGCAAAGTATTGACCGAGATCTGAACAATGTCGACCTTCGTGTTGCTGAAAGGGAGGCTGGCCGTGATTTATTAGAAGCTTCGCTGGACGAGGAACGGTTTCTAAAACAAAAGTCTAAGGTTGATTGGTTCAGGGCAG GTAAGCTTCTTCAGGAATTGAATCACACGACCATTGTTCTTATCCCGAAGGTGCCTACTCCTGCAACGGTTGTTGACTATCGTCCTATTGCTTGTTGCAACGTTTTATACAAGTGTATAAGCAAGATCGTGGCTGATAGAATTAAAAATGTGCTAAATGACATTGTTAGCATCAATCAGTCGGCATTTGTTCCAGGAAGGAGAATATCTGATAATATTATGCTCACGCAAGAATTGATGCATAATTACCATAGAAGTACGGGTCCTCCTCGTTGTGCCTTTAAAGTTGATATTCAGAAAGCTTACGACACTGTTGATTGGAGATTTCTTAAGAGTGTTTTGCTTGGATTTGGTTTTCACGTTAACATGGTGAATTGGATCATGGCTTTGGTCTCTACGGATTCGTTTTCAGTTTGTGTTAATGGGTCGGTTCATGGTTTCTTTAAAGGTAGCCGCGGTTTAAGACAGGGAGACCCGATCTCTCCTTACCTTTTCACTCTAGTCATGGAAGTCCTAACGGCCAACCTTGTGCATGCGGTTCGTATAGACTCATCCTTTAAATTTCATAACAAATGCGAAAAACAACAAATCATAAACCTTTGTTTTGCGGATGACTTGTTCATTTTTGCTAGAGGAGAAGTCAATTCGGCGAGGTGTGTTATGACATCTCTTTCTACGTTCACCAAGATGTCGGGGTTAGTTCCTAGCAATCAGAAAAGCACGATCTTCTTTTGTAATGTTAACAGCCATGTCAAGGATGCTGTTCTCAATATTATGCCTTTTGTGGAAGGAAAATTGCCTGTTAGGTATTTGGGTGTGCCTCTAATTTCTTCTAGACTTGGGTATAATGATTGTCGAGTTCTTATCGAAAGACTAGAGAAGCGAATCACAAACTGGAGAAACAAGTTGCTCTCTTTTGCTGGTAGACTTCAACTTATTATCTCTGTCCTCTCTTCCATGCATATCTATTGGTCGTCCGTGTTTATCTTGCCGGCTAGGATAACTCAGGAGCTAGAAGCTAAAATGCGGAATTTCCTTTGGTCTCAAGATAGTTCGTTTAATAAAGGGAAATCTAAAGTTTCTTGGAAATCGGTTTGTACTCCAAAATATGAAGGGGGCTTGGGCATTAGACGAATTGGAGATATGAATAAGGCTCTTATGGCTTCTCACATCTGGAGTATCGTTTCTAAGCGAGCTTCGTTGTGGGTGGAGTGGGTTCATAGCTACCACTTAAAAGGTAGGAGTTTTTGGGTTTGCAAAACTCCTGCAAATTGTTGCTGGTCTTGGAGGAAATTGATTCAGTTACGTCCTCTAATCAGAAAGCATATTTGGTCGGTTGTTGGGAATGGGGCTAGGACGTCGGCCTGGTACGATTTTTGGTATGATCCAGGTCCGCTAAGTGATTTTCTATCGCCAAGAACCATTACGGATGCGGATTTTAAGTTAGATGATTCAGTGGCTAATGTCTATTCTAGTGATTCTTGGCGATGGCCTACGGCTTGGAGAGATTTGTTTCCCGTGCTCATTCCGCTTGACCAGATGCAGTTAAATCCAACAAAGCAAGATAGACTAGTATGGAAGGATGGTACGGACTTAGCCGAATTCTCCTCGTCCAACGTTTGGCATTCAGTTCGGTATAAGGAGCCGGAAGTTAACTGGTGCAATATTGTTTGGTTCTCGCAATGTATCCCGCGGCATGCTTTTATGATGTGGTTGGTCATGAAAGGTAAGCTTTTAACTCAAGACAAAATTCTGAAGTGGGATATTTCAAGGCGAAAAAATATGAATATGATGTGTTGCCTTTTGTGCTATGAGAATGTTGATTCTCATCCTCACTTATTCTTTGAATGTAAGTTTTCGTCTCAAGTTTGGCACAAAGTGAGGCAAAAGGTGGGTATGTCTTCGGTTAACCCGAAGTGGAGGGATATTGTAGATTGGCTTCTTGCTCGTGCTCGTTCAAACTCGGTTGTGGTCTATGTTGCTAAGCTTGTAGTGGCGGCTGGGTCCTACTTCATATGGCAAGAGAGGAACAATCGATTATTCAAAAATCAGCTGAGACCCCCGGAAATGGTTAGTGAAGTTATTTTGAAGACAATTAGATACAAACTTATGGGAGCAAAGCTAAAGAATACTGTGAAGGTACGAAAGCTTCTTGAAGATTGGGATATTCGTGGGGACGTTGATGACGGTTATGGCGGCTAA